The following are encoded in a window of Astyanax mexicanus isolate ESR-SI-001 chromosome 6, AstMex3_surface, whole genome shotgun sequence genomic DNA:
- the chst2b gene encoding carbohydrate sulfotransferase 2, which yields MRGKQFQQQLKPAAPRETDSDYGRRLKTYQNHTKIIAQPGIVMKVLRKKRMILFIAYFLLLVLTMLNLANYRWSKEPQQCSHQTRSTAYQGRSDIRFLYRPSLAKKRQLVYVLTTWRSGSSFFGELFNQNPDVFFLYEPMWHIWQKLYPGDAVSLQGAARDMLSALYRCDLSVFQLYNSPGGKNFTSLGLFGATLNKVICSYPLCSAYRKEVVGMVDDKVCKKCPPQSLRMLEEECLKYNTIVIKGVRILDVNVLAPLMEDPSLDLKVIHLVRDPRAVANSRIKSRHGLIRENLQVVRSRDPKLRRIPFVDAGHKMSKKDGADYHSIGAMEVICDRTHRSLRTALNPPAWLKGKYLTVRYEDLVENPVKVVRNIYRFVNLSVNHDIESFALNMTNGTNSSSKPFIVSSRNATQAASAWRTLLSIQQIKQVEDYCHQAMGVLGYERVRTASEAKDLGKSLMTASKL from the coding sequence ATGAGAGGCAAACAGTTCCAACAGCAACTAAAACCGGCAGCGCCTCGGGAGACAGACAGTGACTATGGCAGGAGACTCAAGACGTACCAGAACCACACCAAAATAATCGCCCAGCCAGGGATCGTGATGAAAGTGCTGCGCAAGAAGCGGATGATTTTGTTCATCGCTTATTTCCTGCTGCTGGTCTTGACTATGTTGAACTTGGCCAACTACAGGTGGAGCAAAGAGCCACAGCAGTGTAGCCACCAGACTCGCAGCACAGCCTACCAGGGCAGGTCAGACATCCGCTTCCTCTACAGGCCCTCGCTGGCCAAGAAGCGGCAGCTCGTCTACGTCCTCACCACGTGGCGGTCGGGGTCGTCCTTCTTTGGTGAGCTTTTCAACCAAAACCCGGACGTCTTCTTCCTCTACGAGCCGATGTGGCACATCTGGCAGAAGCTATACCCAGGCGATGCCGTCTCGCTGCAGGGGGCGGCGCGGGACATGCTGAGCGCCCTGTACCGTTGTGACCTCTCAGTGTTCCAGCTGTATAACAGCCCCGGGGGCAAGAACTTTACATCCCTCGGCTTGTTCGGGGCCACCCTGAACAAGGTGATCTGCTCGTACCCCCTGTGCTCCGCCTACCGCAAAGAGGTGGTGGGCATGGTGGACGACAAGGTGTGTAAAAAGTGCCCGCCGCAGAGTTTGCGGATGCTGGAGGAAGAGTGCCTGAAGTACAACACTATCGTCATCAAAGGGGTGCGCATTTTGGACGTTAATGTTTTGGCGCCTCTCATGGAGGACCCCTCGCTAGACCTCAAGGTGATACATCTGGTACGGGACCCGAGGGCCGTGGCGAATTCCAGAATCAAATCCAGGCATGGTTTGATTCGGGAAAATCTGCAGGTGGTCCGGAGCAGGGACCCCAAACTTAGGCGGATACCGTTTGTGGACGCTGGACATAAGATGAGCAAGAAGGACGGGGCGGACTATCATTCGATTGGAGCAATGGAGGTCATTTGCGACAGGACCCACAGGAGCTTGCGAACGGCGCTGAACCCGCCCGCCTGGCTGAAGGGCAAGTACTTGACAGTCCGTTACGAGGACCTGGTGGAGAACCCTGTCAAAGTTGTACGAAACATCTACCGCTTCGTCAATCTCAGTGTCAACCACGACATTGAGTCTTTCGCCCTCAACATGACCAACGGTACAAACTCTTCCTCAAAGCCATTCATTGTGTCATCCAGGAACGCCACCCAAGCTGCCAGCGCTTGGAGGACGCTCCTGAGCATCCAACAGATCAAACAAGTGGAGGACTACTGCCACCAGGCCATGGGGGTGCTGGGTTACGAACGTGTACGAACAGCCAGTGAGGCCAAAGACTTGGGTAAATCCTTAATGACTGCCTCCAAACTGTGA